A genomic region of Xanthomonas campestris pv. phormiicola contains the following coding sequences:
- a CDS encoding NAD(P)H-quinone oxidoreductase has translation MSPTSAAALPDAMTAIEIRHPGEPEVLVPVRLPLPHPGRGELLVRVAAAGVNRPDVMQRRGSYPPPPGASPLPGLEFAGEVVALGEGVERYRRGDAVCALVAGGGYAEYAVVHERNALPVPAPLSLAEAAALPETFFTVWANVFQRGRLQAGETLLVHGGTSGIGSVATLLGVAFGARVISTVGSTDKRAASLALGAQAAILYRDEDFVAETLRLTGGRGADVIVDLLGGDYLPRNYQAAALDGRIVQIGIQQGKVRELDLMPLLAKRLTHTGSTLRARSVMEKAAIARELEQQVWPLLAQGRIKPQLDRCFALAEAAQAHARMESSAHIGKIVLLTRAGAGQ, from the coding sequence ATGTCCCCGACCTCCGCCGCTGCGCTCCCCGATGCGATGACCGCGATCGAGATCCGCCACCCCGGCGAGCCGGAGGTGTTGGTGCCGGTGCGCCTGCCGCTGCCGCATCCGGGCCGCGGCGAACTGCTGGTGCGGGTGGCCGCGGCCGGGGTCAACCGCCCCGACGTGATGCAGCGCCGCGGCAGCTATCCGCCGCCGCCCGGCGCCTCGCCGCTGCCCGGGCTGGAGTTCGCCGGCGAGGTGGTGGCGCTGGGCGAGGGCGTGGAGCGCTATCGGCGCGGCGATGCGGTGTGCGCGCTGGTCGCCGGCGGCGGCTATGCCGAGTACGCGGTGGTGCACGAACGCAACGCACTGCCGGTGCCGGCGCCGCTGAGCCTGGCCGAGGCCGCGGCGCTGCCGGAGACCTTCTTCACCGTGTGGGCCAACGTGTTCCAGCGCGGCCGCCTGCAGGCCGGCGAGACCCTGCTGGTGCACGGCGGCACCTCTGGCATCGGCAGCGTCGCCACCTTGCTGGGCGTGGCCTTCGGCGCGCGCGTGATCAGCACCGTCGGCTCGACCGACAAGCGCGCCGCCAGCCTGGCGCTGGGCGCGCAGGCGGCGATCCTGTACCGCGACGAGGACTTCGTCGCCGAGACCCTGCGCCTGACCGGTGGCCGCGGCGCCGACGTGATCGTGGACCTGCTCGGCGGCGACTACCTGCCGCGCAACTACCAGGCGGCGGCGCTGGACGGGCGCATCGTGCAGATCGGCATCCAGCAGGGCAAGGTCCGCGAGCTGGACCTGATGCCGCTGCTGGCCAAGCGCCTGACCCATACCGGCTCGACCCTGCGCGCGCGCTCGGTGATGGAGAAGGCGGCGATCGCGCGCGAGCTGGAGCAGCAGGTCTGGCCGCTGCTCGCGCAGGGCCGGATCAAGCCGCAGCTGGACCGCTGCTTCGCGCTGGCCGAAGCGGCGCAGGCGCATGCGCGGATGGAATCCAGCGCGCATATCGGCAAGATCGTGCTGCTGACCCGGGCCGGGGCGGGGCAGTGA
- a CDS encoding histidine-type phosphatase: protein MQISIETRGIAATRARRLQRAAALLMLAAAAVPAAAARSPADTSAATHAHAAADVRLAIVVMRHGVRAPTQDPQALARYAAQPWPQWPVAPGMLTAHGAAGMQALGARFRQRWLAEGVLAADCATAQVVLIADSTPRNHASAAAFGAGLQPDCRATYLALPAEQNNPLFHYAAGKDKGDGKDDDAVAAPLHPDAATRARLRELQQVLSGCQGGACAAQAPSQDRPRLDDPQRLDDPAQAAKLLKSAGSLAENLMLEYAQGLPLAQVAWGRADAAALQRLIGLHNASFDHSKRALPTARAGGSNLLAHLLATLQSAAGQVPTVTPLAPAQTRALVLLGHDTNLAQLAGLLDVPGTVPGQPDAYPPGGALLLELVRQGGRDYLQLRSVVPTLQALRENRFDGNGLREQRWPLPGCGGRLRCPLALALPALQARLDPQQVQAEVPALSAWPVQAAVAGD, encoded by the coding sequence ATGCAGATCTCCATCGAAACGCGCGGCATCGCCGCCACGCGCGCGCGGCGCCTGCAGCGCGCGGCCGCGCTGCTGATGCTGGCCGCGGCCGCAGTGCCGGCCGCGGCGGCGCGATCGCCAGCTGACACTTCCGCTGCCACCCATGCGCACGCAGCGGCCGACGTGCGCCTGGCGATCGTGGTGATGCGCCACGGCGTGCGCGCGCCGACCCAGGATCCGCAAGCGCTGGCCAGGTACGCAGCGCAGCCATGGCCGCAATGGCCGGTGGCGCCGGGCATGCTCACCGCACATGGCGCGGCGGGGATGCAGGCGCTGGGTGCGCGCTTTCGGCAGCGCTGGCTGGCCGAGGGCGTGCTCGCAGCGGACTGCGCTACCGCGCAGGTAGTACTGATCGCCGACAGCACGCCGCGCAACCACGCCAGCGCTGCCGCTTTCGGCGCGGGTCTGCAGCCGGATTGCCGCGCAACCTACCTGGCGTTGCCGGCCGAGCAGAACAATCCGCTGTTCCACTACGCGGCCGGCAAGGACAAGGGCGACGGCAAGGACGACGACGCGGTGGCCGCGCCGCTGCATCCGGATGCGGCCACGCGCGCGCGGCTGCGCGAGCTGCAGCAGGTGTTGTCCGGGTGCCAGGGCGGTGCCTGCGCCGCGCAGGCGCCGAGCCAGGACAGGCCGCGGCTGGACGATCCGCAACGGCTGGACGATCCCGCGCAGGCGGCCAAGCTGCTGAAGAGCGCCGGCAGCCTGGCCGAGAACCTGATGCTGGAATACGCGCAGGGCCTGCCGCTGGCGCAGGTGGCGTGGGGGCGCGCCGACGCGGCCGCCCTGCAGCGCCTGATCGGGCTGCACAACGCCTCCTTCGACCACAGCAAGCGCGCCCTGCCGACGGCGCGCGCCGGTGGCTCCAACCTGCTCGCGCATCTGCTGGCGACGCTGCAGTCCGCGGCCGGGCAGGTCCCGACGGTGACGCCGTTGGCGCCGGCGCAGACACGTGCGCTGGTGCTGCTCGGCCACGACACCAACCTGGCGCAGCTGGCCGGCCTGCTCGACGTGCCGGGCACGGTGCCCGGCCAGCCCGACGCCTATCCGCCCGGCGGCGCGCTGCTGCTGGAGCTGGTGCGGCAGGGCGGCCGCGACTACCTGCAACTGCGCAGCGTGGTGCCGACCCTGCAGGCGCTGCGCGAGAACCGCTTCGACGGCAACGGCCTGCGCGAGCAGCGCTGGCCGTTGCCGGGCTGCGGCGGCCGCCTGCGGTGTCCGTTGGCGCTCGCGTTGCCGGCGCTGCAGGCACGGCTGGACCCACAGCAGGTGCAGGCCGAGGTGCCGGCATTGAGCGCTTGGCCGGTGCAGGCCGCGGTGGCTGGGGACTGA
- a CDS encoding TonB-dependent receptor, with protein MRNTLVVSIALLLGSTSSLPAWSAPVAASAPAIAPMPLDQALELFARNSGLQLMYDPALAAGQRSNGAPAGLAPAQQLQKLLAGTGLDYRMPTPSTVSIVRSAAPAQRSAAAPRAPHAAATPAAANGDRDDGPRELAPINVTANSVDTLAPSAAPLEASQPTSVIDERFIRDGLRLNANYDDIIKYAPSVVTTSPEGPGLGKNEGISIRGFQDGQFNITFDGIPFGDASDLHHTTSAYFNNHVLGQAEIDRGPGGGATIGNATFGGTLALRTRNPGTVDGVTVYATGGSWDTWSTGVSADEHIGNTRVFADLSKEASDTYLKGTDDRREHAFVKTITDLGEATTLTFVSSYNQEHQNTVQGATRAQIQQHGWRYGLGDDPTLQNYTGYNSAAYYSSFSYLGLSTRLGDWDLDNKVYYNSFDHTAAKSSIPTSESAADNGVTFYSSTGKKLSKSAKDVPGKLSDNDFHAFGDVLRLARELGPGQLQTGVWVERNLDEREQLPVDMSTGATSGTKYGYLYNYQLHDRTDTLQPYVQYDWKLSDTLTLSPGVRYSRVQRELDAQLNKSTPPAPSYTHASYDATLPSLSLHDAFSEHWSGYVQAARGFLAPPIDVIELNGSRGLQPELTSNYQLGTSYAARGLTFGADVYYIDFSNYISQTLVATDSGTESAYVNGGGAVYRGAEAEATYALTPTLSLYANASYNEATYKHSSTQVAGTPHVTAALGLLYNSGTGYFGSLMEKVVGAQYGVDNTTNASGATVFGNDQRLGGYASLDAALGYRSTQGPYGLKGYSISMDVNNLLDRHALIGYAGTRSSDNQPLYFGLAGRGVFLDLSLKF; from the coding sequence ATGCGCAACACGCTCGTCGTCTCCATCGCCCTGCTGCTCGGCAGCACTTCTTCGCTGCCGGCGTGGTCGGCCCCCGTCGCCGCCTCCGCACCGGCGATCGCGCCGATGCCGCTGGACCAGGCGCTGGAACTGTTTGCCCGCAACAGCGGCCTGCAACTGATGTACGACCCGGCATTGGCGGCCGGGCAGCGCAGCAACGGCGCGCCGGCCGGGCTGGCACCGGCGCAGCAGTTGCAGAAGCTGCTGGCCGGCACCGGCCTGGACTACCGCATGCCGACGCCGAGCACGGTCAGCATCGTGCGCAGCGCCGCCCCGGCGCAACGCAGTGCCGCCGCTCCGCGCGCGCCGCATGCCGCGGCCACGCCGGCGGCCGCCAACGGCGACCGCGACGACGGCCCGCGCGAACTGGCGCCGATCAACGTCACCGCCAACAGCGTCGACACGCTCGCGCCCAGCGCCGCGCCGCTGGAGGCGAGCCAGCCGACCTCGGTGATCGACGAACGCTTCATCCGCGACGGCCTGCGCCTGAACGCGAACTACGACGACATCATCAAGTACGCGCCGAGCGTGGTCACCACCTCGCCGGAAGGTCCCGGCCTGGGCAAGAACGAAGGCATCAGCATCCGCGGCTTCCAGGACGGCCAGTTCAACATCACCTTCGACGGCATCCCGTTCGGCGACGCCAGCGACCTGCACCACACCACGTCGGCCTACTTCAACAACCACGTGCTCGGCCAGGCCGAGATCGACCGCGGCCCCGGCGGCGGCGCCACCATCGGCAACGCCACCTTCGGCGGCACCCTGGCGCTGCGCACGCGCAATCCCGGCACGGTGGACGGCGTCACCGTGTACGCCACCGGCGGCAGCTGGGACACCTGGTCCACCGGGGTCAGCGCCGACGAGCACATCGGCAACACCCGCGTGTTCGCCGACCTGTCCAAGGAAGCCAGCGACACCTACCTGAAGGGCACCGACGACCGTCGCGAGCACGCCTTCGTCAAGACCATCACCGACCTGGGCGAGGCGACCACGCTGACTTTCGTCAGCAGCTACAACCAGGAGCACCAGAACACCGTGCAGGGCGCCACCCGCGCGCAGATCCAACAGCACGGCTGGCGCTACGGCCTGGGCGACGATCCGACCCTGCAGAACTACACCGGCTACAACAGCGCCGCGTACTACTCCAGCTTCAGCTATCTGGGCCTGAGCACGCGCCTGGGCGACTGGGACCTGGACAACAAGGTCTACTACAACAGCTTCGACCACACCGCCGCCAAGAGCAGCATCCCCACCAGCGAGAGCGCCGCCGACAATGGCGTGACCTTCTACTCCAGCACCGGCAAGAAGCTGTCCAAGTCGGCCAAGGACGTGCCCGGCAAGCTGTCGGACAACGATTTCCACGCCTTCGGCGACGTGCTGCGGCTGGCGCGCGAGCTGGGCCCGGGGCAACTGCAGACCGGCGTGTGGGTGGAGCGCAACCTGGACGAGCGCGAGCAGTTGCCGGTGGACATGAGCACCGGTGCGACCAGCGGCACCAAGTACGGGTACCTGTACAACTACCAGCTGCACGACCGCACCGACACGCTGCAGCCGTACGTGCAGTACGACTGGAAGCTGAGCGACACGCTGACCCTCAGCCCCGGCGTGCGCTATTCGCGGGTGCAGCGCGAGCTCGACGCGCAGCTCAACAAGAGCACGCCGCCGGCACCGTCCTACACCCATGCCAGCTACGACGCGACGCTGCCGTCGCTGAGCCTGCACGACGCCTTCAGCGAGCACTGGAGCGGCTACGTGCAGGCCGCGCGCGGCTTCCTGGCGCCGCCGATCGACGTGATCGAACTCAACGGCAGCCGCGGCCTGCAGCCGGAGCTGACCAGCAATTACCAGCTCGGCACCAGCTACGCCGCGCGCGGCCTGACCTTCGGCGCCGACGTCTACTACATCGATTTCAGCAACTACATCAGCCAGACCCTGGTCGCCACCGACAGCGGCACCGAGAGCGCCTACGTCAACGGCGGCGGCGCGGTGTACCGCGGTGCCGAGGCCGAGGCCACCTACGCGTTGACGCCGACGCTGAGCCTGTACGCCAACGCCAGCTACAACGAGGCCACCTACAAGCACAGCAGCACCCAGGTCGCCGGCACCCCGCACGTGACCGCGGCGCTGGGCCTGCTGTACAACAGCGGCACCGGCTACTTCGGTTCGCTGATGGAGAAGGTGGTCGGCGCGCAGTACGGCGTGGACAACACCACGAACGCCAGCGGCGCCACCGTGTTCGGCAACGACCAGCGCCTGGGCGGCTACGCCAGCCTGGATGCGGCGCTGGGCTATCGCAGCACGCAGGGCCCCTACGGTCTGAAGGGCTATTCGATCAGCATGGACGTCAACAACCTGCTCGATCGGCATGCCCTGATCGGCTACGCCGGCACCCGCTCCTCCGACAACCAGCCGCTGTACTTCGGCCTGGCCGGACGCGGCGTGTTCCTCGACCTGTCGCTGAAGTTCTGA
- a CDS encoding FecR domain-containing protein, translating into MRESPIAAAAAAWYLAQREAPLAPVQQAEFLAWLRQSPTHVAEYLGIAHLHQDLQAAAQSQQASSEQLCAHARHSGAVVVPLRPELGRAAPPRPRAAPVVRKRNRRWAFGLAAVLALAAIGMTTQLAAPDTVATTVYAAGADAGRDVALADGSVVRLDRGSAIAVRYGAQRRDIALLRGKALFDLGHDPARPLRVSVGTLVLRDIGTVFGVDQHAGGTRVTVLQGRVHVLRGAHPWWRHSALPSEGAQLADLGGGQQARLDPHGRLLGLDAHADIAGATAWLPAQVGVHDRSVAEVARLFNAYTTQPLRIADPALAARRISGVFHLRDPEAFVAYLGSLPNVQVHRDAQAVTIRSAPAPM; encoded by the coding sequence ATGCGTGAGTCGCCGATCGCGGCGGCCGCCGCGGCCTGGTACCTGGCCCAGCGCGAAGCGCCGCTGGCGCCGGTGCAGCAGGCCGAGTTCCTGGCCTGGCTGCGGCAATCGCCCACCCACGTGGCCGAATACCTGGGCATCGCGCACCTGCACCAGGACCTGCAGGCCGCGGCGCAATCGCAGCAGGCCAGCAGCGAACAGCTGTGCGCGCATGCGCGCCACAGCGGCGCGGTGGTGGTGCCGTTGCGGCCCGAACTCGGCCGCGCGGCGCCGCCGCGCCCGCGAGCGGCGCCGGTGGTACGCAAGCGCAACCGGCGTTGGGCGTTCGGCTTGGCAGCCGTGCTCGCGCTGGCGGCGATCGGCATGACCACGCAGCTGGCGGCGCCGGATACGGTCGCGACGACGGTCTACGCCGCCGGCGCCGATGCCGGGCGTGACGTCGCGCTGGCCGACGGCAGCGTGGTGCGGCTGGACCGCGGCAGCGCCATCGCGGTGCGCTACGGCGCGCAGCGCCGCGACATCGCGCTGCTGCGCGGCAAGGCGCTGTTCGATCTCGGCCACGATCCGGCGCGGCCGCTGCGGGTCAGCGTCGGCACCCTGGTGCTGCGCGACATCGGCACCGTGTTCGGCGTCGACCAACACGCCGGCGGCACCCGCGTCACCGTGCTGCAGGGGCGCGTGCACGTGCTGCGCGGCGCGCATCCGTGGTGGCGGCACAGTGCGCTGCCCAGCGAGGGCGCGCAGCTGGCCGACCTGGGCGGCGGCCAGCAGGCGCGGCTGGATCCGCACGGCCGGTTGCTGGGGCTGGACGCGCATGCCGACATCGCCGGCGCCACCGCCTGGCTGCCGGCGCAGGTCGGCGTGCACGACCGCAGCGTGGCCGAGGTGGCGCGGCTGTTCAACGCCTACACCACGCAGCCGCTGCGCATCGCCGATCCGGCGCTGGCCGCGCGCCGGATCAGCGGCGTGTTCCACCTGCGCGATCCGGAAGCCTTCGTCGCCTACCTGGGCAGCCTGCCGAACGTGCAGGTGCACCGCGACGCGCAGGCGGTGACGATCCGCAGCGCGCCGGCGCCGATGTAA
- a CDS encoding sigma-70 family RNA polymerase sigma factor yields the protein MRPEPLPVLSRLFLQWRPSLSRYFLRRRAAAWDAEDLVQEVWLRLQRSEAHAPEIANPEAYLFTIAANLMREHALLNQRSTQRDTCLDEVLERLAVPCEADAQVHRAQRRQRLAELMARLPPKCRAAMVLRYRDELGYQDIAEQLQISSHMVKKYIIKGLAVCRQGMARYA from the coding sequence GTGCGTCCCGAACCCTTGCCGGTGCTGTCGCGGCTGTTCCTGCAGTGGCGGCCGTCGCTCAGCCGCTATTTCCTGCGCCGTCGCGCTGCGGCATGGGATGCCGAGGACCTGGTGCAGGAAGTGTGGTTGCGCCTGCAGCGCAGCGAGGCGCATGCGCCGGAGATCGCCAATCCGGAAGCCTATCTGTTCACCATCGCCGCCAACCTGATGCGCGAGCACGCGCTGCTCAACCAGCGCAGCACGCAGCGCGACACCTGCCTGGACGAGGTGCTGGAGCGGTTGGCGGTGCCGTGCGAAGCCGATGCGCAGGTGCATCGCGCGCAGCGCCGGCAGCGCCTGGCCGAACTGATGGCGCGGCTGCCGCCGAAATGCCGCGCGGCGATGGTGCTGCGCTACCGCGACGAACTCGGCTACCAGGACATCGCCGAGCAGCTGCAGATCTCCAGCCACATGGTCAAGAAGTACATCATCAAGGGTCTGGCGGTGTGCCGGCAGGGCATGGCGCGCTATGCGTGA
- a CDS encoding helix-turn-helix domain-containing protein, whose product MFATSLPLRLQRYAAAGTMPGHAHDDAWLCLVLAGSYEESILGRSRRHGPGDLLFCPANTPHSQRFGADGAFKLLLAPPPHWLDYLRERGVALAQAPHLRRSAQALRIGAQLRLEYATGDAYSALACEGLALELLASLGRGETGNTPGAAPAWLRRVRQCLDEAPAEIAVTDLARIAQRHPAHVARAFRACYGCTPGDYRRRAQADRAAALLRGSRQPLLEIALACGYGSAAHFSRSFKAAYGMSPSRYRDGSR is encoded by the coding sequence ATGTTTGCCACTTCGCTGCCGCTGCGCCTGCAGCGCTACGCCGCCGCCGGCACCATGCCCGGCCATGCGCACGATGACGCGTGGCTGTGCCTGGTGCTGGCCGGCAGCTACGAGGAGTCGATCCTGGGCCGGAGCCGGCGCCACGGGCCAGGCGATCTGCTGTTCTGCCCGGCCAATACGCCCCACAGCCAGCGCTTCGGTGCCGACGGCGCGTTCAAGCTGCTGCTGGCACCGCCGCCGCACTGGCTGGACTATCTGCGCGAGCGCGGCGTGGCATTGGCGCAGGCGCCGCACCTGCGCCGCTCGGCGCAGGCCTTGCGCATCGGTGCGCAGCTGCGCCTGGAGTACGCGACCGGCGATGCCTACTCGGCGCTGGCGTGCGAAGGCCTGGCGCTGGAACTGCTTGCCAGCCTGGGCCGCGGCGAGACCGGGAACACGCCCGGCGCCGCACCGGCGTGGCTGCGCCGGGTCCGCCAATGCCTGGACGAGGCGCCCGCCGAGATCGCCGTGACCGACCTGGCGCGGATCGCGCAGCGCCACCCGGCGCATGTCGCCCGCGCCTTTCGCGCGTGCTACGGCTGCACCCCCGGCGACTACCGGCGGCGCGCGCAGGCCGATCGCGCCGCCGCACTGCTGCGCGGATCGCGCCAGCCGCTGCTGGAGATCGCCCTGGCCTGCGGCTACGGCAGCGCGGCGCACTTCTCGCGCTCGTTCAAGGCCGCCTACGGCATGTCGCCCTCGCGCTACCGGGACGGCAGCCGGTAG
- a CDS encoding pirin family protein — protein sequence MTDPVVQIKPLGFPWETIDPFLFCVHHADAYPAGNGAMGPAASLAGRAIGQDFSRKDGWSMYHGERIPGFPGHPHRGFETVTIVRQGLIDHADSLGAAARFGAGDVQWVTAGAGIVHSEMFPLLDSAAPNPLELFQIWLNLPARSKMVAPHFTMFWAQDVPRFSATDAAGRTTDVACVAGRIGPVDAAPGSAGGPLAPPPDSWAAQDDADVAIWTIRMAPGARWTLPAAQGRGTRRSLYFFKGAAVTVGGREVSSHAAIELRADQPVELVNGDTAVSEFLVLQGRPIAEPVAQHGPFVMNTQAEIAQAMADYRRTQFGGWPWQDEAPVHGSDPNRFARHPDGREERPAPHATAAGDTSA from the coding sequence ATGACCGACCCCGTCGTCCAGATCAAGCCGCTTGGCTTTCCATGGGAAACGATCGACCCATTCCTGTTCTGCGTCCACCACGCCGACGCCTACCCCGCCGGCAACGGCGCGATGGGCCCGGCGGCGTCGCTCGCGGGCCGCGCCATCGGCCAGGACTTCAGCCGCAAGGACGGCTGGAGCATGTATCACGGCGAGCGCATCCCCGGCTTTCCCGGCCACCCGCACCGCGGCTTCGAGACCGTGACCATCGTGCGCCAGGGCCTGATCGACCATGCCGATTCGCTCGGCGCGGCCGCACGCTTCGGCGCCGGCGACGTGCAGTGGGTGACGGCCGGGGCCGGCATCGTCCATTCGGAGATGTTCCCGCTGCTCGACAGCGCGGCGCCCAACCCGCTGGAACTGTTCCAGATCTGGCTCAACCTGCCGGCGCGCAGCAAGATGGTGGCGCCGCACTTCACCATGTTCTGGGCACAGGACGTGCCGCGCTTCAGCGCCACCGACGCCGCCGGCCGCACCACCGACGTGGCCTGCGTGGCCGGCCGCATCGGCCCGGTCGACGCCGCGCCCGGCAGCGCCGGCGGCCCGCTCGCGCCGCCACCGGATTCGTGGGCTGCGCAGGACGACGCCGACGTGGCCATCTGGACGATCCGCATGGCCCCCGGCGCACGCTGGACGCTGCCCGCCGCGCAAGGCCGGGGCACGCGCCGCAGCCTGTACTTCTTCAAGGGCGCAGCGGTGACCGTGGGTGGGCGCGAGGTGAGCAGCCATGCCGCCATCGAGTTGCGCGCCGACCAGCCGGTCGAACTGGTCAACGGCGATACGGCCGTGAGCGAGTTCCTGGTGCTGCAGGGCCGACCGATCGCCGAACCGGTGGCCCAGCATGGCCCCTTCGTGATGAACACCCAGGCCGAGATCGCACAGGCCATGGCCGACTACCGCCGCACCCAGTTCGGCGGCTGGCCTTGGCAAGACGAGGCGCCGGTGCACGGCAGCGACCCGAACCGCTTCGCGCGACATCCGGATGGGCGCGAGGAGCGGCCGGCGCCGCACGCGACAGCAGCGGGCGACACCAGCGCTTAG
- a CDS encoding M3 family metallopeptidase, whose protein sequence is MRIVCSLSLIVLLGAPGAVAAAASADTDPLSARIDETAYFATAESEQQQRKALIAAIDAFAAQPAPAIAQLDDYMGRADALLERGRRHEAYLHLLAARDIEDSLSDTAQSATDNAVGRLRRAVDASLRKLAQQRALGAGQAPSRYAYLLQQAQRRAPHELPAEQDAIVDALADPAASTYWSLYQQIRRTTPAAKIATANGERDANRDADLLAGDRQRSVRQAAWQQRWDGYAARGDVYATLLLGTVRLTDASARLHHFATAPDAAYAGRGFDRSDVERTLSAVKAGAAHYRQYQRMRAAHVQAVQHLDSAAPWDMKLPEPGLALPQFTLAQARAAAVAAVQPLGSDYADHFRALLDPAQRRLDVAGTQGHRVDDGFSLSAQGVPSGLFVGRYAPSIEGPRVLIHEGGHAVHRQLMSERGISPFYRNGPSWLFESYAILNEMLLYDHLYRSSGEPRAKAYYLQALIDDLAFQIFTSAEETELEQAIYDGAIAGTLRNAGDFDALTASIWGQYGDWDARYPQSQHAWMGKRLLYQDPLYLVNYLYAGLLASSLYDQASTASPGFQTRYHALLSDGFAAPPDALLATFFGHPVTPQQLMAQAMDVFDARVRELDALYATLPPAGRIAGDMERGDDRAGAQPAPAQ, encoded by the coding sequence ATGCGCATCGTCTGTTCCCTGAGCCTGATCGTCCTGCTCGGCGCGCCCGGCGCCGTGGCCGCCGCAGCGAGCGCCGACACCGATCCGCTCTCGGCACGGATCGACGAGACCGCCTACTTCGCGACGGCAGAAAGCGAGCAACAGCAGCGCAAGGCGCTGATCGCGGCGATCGACGCCTTCGCCGCGCAGCCGGCTCCCGCCATCGCGCAGCTGGACGACTACATGGGCCGGGCCGACGCGCTGCTCGAGCGCGGCCGCCGCCATGAAGCCTATCTGCATCTGCTCGCCGCACGCGATATCGAAGACAGCCTCAGCGACACGGCACAAAGCGCAACAGACAACGCAGTCGGCCGGCTCCGGCGCGCGGTCGATGCGAGCCTGCGCAAGCTCGCGCAGCAACGGGCACTCGGCGCTGGCCAGGCACCCTCGCGCTACGCCTACCTGCTGCAGCAAGCGCAGCGCCGCGCGCCGCACGAACTGCCCGCCGAACAGGACGCCATCGTCGACGCGCTGGCCGATCCGGCCGCGTCCACCTATTGGAGCCTGTACCAGCAGATCCGGCGCACGACCCCTGCGGCCAAGATCGCCACTGCCAACGGCGAACGCGACGCCAACCGCGATGCCGACCTGCTTGCCGGCGACCGGCAACGCAGCGTGCGCCAGGCGGCCTGGCAACAACGCTGGGACGGCTATGCGGCGCGCGGCGACGTGTACGCGACGCTGCTGCTGGGCACGGTGCGCCTGACCGACGCCAGCGCGCGGCTGCACCACTTCGCCACGGCGCCGGACGCGGCCTATGCCGGCCGCGGATTCGACCGCAGCGACGTCGAGCGCACGCTGTCGGCGGTCAAGGCCGGCGCGGCGCACTATCGCCAGTACCAGCGGATGCGCGCCGCGCATGTGCAGGCCGTGCAGCATCTGGACAGCGCCGCGCCGTGGGACATGAAGCTGCCGGAGCCGGGCCTGGCGCTGCCGCAGTTCACCCTGGCGCAGGCGCGCGCCGCGGCGGTCGCGGCGGTACAGCCGCTGGGCAGCGACTATGCCGACCATTTCCGCGCCTTGCTCGACCCGGCGCAGCGGCGCCTGGACGTCGCCGGCACGCAGGGCCATCGGGTCGACGACGGATTTTCGCTCAGTGCGCAGGGCGTGCCGTCGGGCTTGTTCGTCGGCCGCTATGCGCCCTCGATCGAAGGCCCGCGCGTGCTGATCCACGAGGGCGGCCACGCCGTCCACCGGCAACTGATGAGCGAACGCGGCATCTCGCCGTTCTACCGCAACGGTCCGAGCTGGCTGTTCGAGAGCTATGCGATCCTCAACGAGATGCTGCTGTACGACCACCTGTACCGCAGCAGCGGCGAACCGCGCGCCAAGGCCTATTACCTGCAGGCGCTGATCGACGATCTGGCGTTCCAGATCTTCACGTCGGCCGAGGAAACCGAGCTGGAACAGGCGATCTACGACGGCGCGATCGCCGGCACGCTGCGCAACGCCGGCGACTTCGACGCGCTGACCGCCAGTATCTGGGGCCAGTACGGCGACTGGGACGCGCGCTATCCGCAGAGCCAGCACGCGTGGATGGGCAAGCGGCTGCTATACCAGGATCCGTTGTACCTGGTGAACTACCTGTATGCCGGCCTGCTGGCGAGCAGCCTCTACGACCAGGCCAGCACGGCCTCGCCGGGCTTCCAGACGCGTTACCACGCCCTGCTCAGCGATGGCTTCGCGGCGCCGCCGGACGCACTGCTGGCCACCTTCTTCGGCCATCCGGTCACCCCGCAGCAGCTGATGGCCCAGGCGATGGACGTGTTCGATGCGCGCGTGCGCGAACTCGACGCGCTCTACGCCACGCTGCCGCCGGCCGGCCGAATCGCTGGCGACATGGAGCGTGGCGACGATCGCGCCGGCGCCCAGCCCGCACCGGCTCAGTAA